The Manis javanica isolate MJ-LG chromosome 14, MJ_LKY, whole genome shotgun sequence genomic interval CTCAGGTTGAGATTTTCCTAGTTCTTTGTAGGACGAGTAATTTTTGGTTATATGTTGGACATTTTTGACATTATGTTATCAGATTCTGgatcttatttaaattttatattatagcAGGCCTCTGCTAACAGCACATCAGTGAGGTGTGTGTGGGTGGTTATTGTCTCCTTACCACTGGTACGGGTGGAAGCCCAATGTTCCCATTCTTCCTGTGCAAGACAGTTGGTTAAAGTAGGGTGGATATTGTAAAAAAAAGTTCTGCCTTGCTAGGTCACCTCTTTCCTAGTCATCTGGATAAGAAAGCATATCTGCTTGGGGCTGTTTTTTTCTACACTTACGGCATTTCTTGATTGCAGACTCTCTAGTGCCCAATCTGGGATGTTTtaagaggcaaaaagaaaacttgGAATTTACCAGGGTGTTAGTCCTCAAATTCTGAGGACTCTTGATACTCCGCCTCTTCTTTCCACCTTTCAGATTCTTacgtttgttttatttttaattttagccccgGTATGTTAGTTATACTTAGTGGGAGCAATAGGATCGATGCATCTACTCCATCTGGTACAGAACCCAAAGTCCTactttcattaaagaaaaaaacaacaaaaccaaaccaTTAAAAATTCTATAGTTGGATTACTGGATCTTTAAGATTACTACCTGTTTTGATCTCCATAAGTTACTTGTAAAATGAAGGTGGTGGTGACTCTGTAAATGAACgagttagggagggataagttgTCTTTTTGTCTCCAGGAGTAAATGGGTAGGGAGAGTACCTTGGCTTTTTGACCCAGGTGTTCTGGGTTGAGTAAATCATAAAGTTAGCATTTTCCTAGAGCTGATAAAATTAGGATATGAAATGAGGCCTGGAGAGTTAATGACTAGCTGATGTTCTACGTGTCTTCTGAGGGCCATTTAATTAGCAGAGCAACTGTAGCTTCTTCCTTGttgcttccttcttttccccattgacCTGATACTGGCTTTTAGCACTTATGCCCTATTTTCCTAAATTGGGCAAAGCTCTTTCAGGAAAGAGCAGAAAACAGTTCCTCTACTTCCTCCTGTCCCTAAGGGTGTCTAGTAAAGGGTGTTACACACTGTAGAGGGGCATAAATATCTGATATGGTCATTTCTTCTCCTCTGAGTCTGGGTAGTGCAGGCTAGTGACCTTAAGGTGCAGAGTACGCTCTGGACTATGAGAGCACATGTTTCCAGGGCAGCCCGTCTTTAAAAAGCGCCGAGCTGAACAAGGACACCCACAGTGGCTACCCACCGGCGGGCTGTTTTAGAAATCTCTTCCCAGGATCCTTATGTTTGGGAATCATCAAGCAATCTCAAGTCACAGCCAGGAGAGCCACATACTCGGTTATCGGTTGCCAGCCATTTCTCCTTCTCCTGCTGACTCGCAGCTGGCCACCCACTCTTCCGCCAATAGAATAAAtgtatctgttgaataaatgcaCGTGTGGATGAGCGAATGGAGGAACAGAGAGGTGTGGAATGGAATGAATTATCTTGAAACAAAGACACCTGGAAACGCAGAAATCCTCATGAGCTGCAAATTTTATTGGCTGAAGAGGTCCTGGGGTTGGGTGGTGGTCACACAGAAACCAAGGAGAAAACCTGCAGAACAAGATGCAGCCCGAGAGCTCATGGCTTCTGGGTGGGTTAAGAACCGAATGGCTTGGACACCTCAGGGCGCTGTCAGGAGCGCGTTAAGCCCACCAGCGCCCACGGAGAAcacctccagctcctcctccgcAGCTTCCCGGAGGCCTTATTTGCTTGGCCAAGTAGGCGCCTGTTTCTGCTGGGTCTGTTGGCAGACCTTGCCACCCCCGGAAGCGCCGCCGGAGGAGCCGCCGCTGCTCCCGCCGCTGGGGAAGCAGCCTCCAGAGACCCCGGAGGAGCCGCCGCTGCTCCCGCCGCTGGGGAAGCAGCCTCCAGAGACCCCGGAGGAGCCGCCGCTGCTCCCGCCGCTGGGGAAGCAGCCTCCGGAGACCCCGGAGGAGCCGCCGCTGCCGCTGGGGAAGCAGCCTCCAGAGACCCCGGAGGAGCCGCCGCTGCTCCCGCCGCTGGGGAAGCAGCCTCCAGAGACCCCGGAGGAGCCGCCGCTGGGGAAGcagtcgccgccgccgccgccgccgccgctggggaagcagccgccgccgcccccggCGGACCCTCCGCCGCCCCCACCGCTGGGGAAgcagccgccgccgctgccgctgccgGACCCCTGCTGGGGCACGTACACGGTCTGCTTGCTCTGCTGCGAGAAGTAcccggagccgccgccgccggagCCGCTGCCGCCGGTGTAGCCGCCGCCGCCACCACTGGTgtagccgccgccgccgccgccaccggtGTAGCTGACGCAGCCGgagccgccgctgccgccgccgccggtgtagccgccgccgccgccaccggtGTAGCTGACGCAgccggagccgccgccgccgccgccggtgTAGCTGCCGCCGCCTCCGGTGTAGCTGACGCAgccggagccgccgccgccgccgccggtgTAGCTGCCGCCGCcggtgccgccgccgccgccggtgTAGCTGatgcagccgccgccgccgctagAGCCTCCGCTAGAGCCTTCGCCGCCGGAGGTCTTCCCGCAAATCActggggggatgggggtgggctgCTTTTTCTGGTAAGACATCTTTTCCAAGGAGAAAGGGCACCCTGGAGAGAGGATCGAGAACATCACTGGACCAGCAGGCAGAGGATGCAGCGGGGCCTTTGCACCCATGGAAACGCCCATCCTCCTCGGGCGGCCCTGCCTGGGCGGCTGCTGAGGCTCCGGGCTCCGGggccagaggcccagggcccagaTCCCGCAGCGCTCTCCGCCCAGACTCTCAGGATTAGTGTTTTTAGAAAAGAGCTGCTTTCCGCTTAGAAAGGCTTAACCAAGCCTTTAAATAGCCCAGTTAGTGGTGCCtacttctccctctctcccagccctgcctctggtctCTGCTGTGATTTTGGGGCAAATGACTCACACTTCTATCCGCTtcctctttttctgtaaaatgaaaggaTTTGAGCACTCATTTCTCAGGTCTCCGTTAATCTCAACACTGATTCTCTGAGTGCAAATCAAAAATTGCCACAAATCTCCACCTAGGTGGGGGTTTTACCCTCCCATGCATAAGATAGGGAGGTTTGTCCACATGTTGGAGGGCTGTTGCCCCTCTTTCTCTGCAAAAGCCTGTGGTTGAAATTCCTGGTCTGTCCCACTGAACTCTGGCCAGTTAGAAAAGGCAGGCTCCCGGGTGTTCCTTTCTGAAGCACCCTGGGGGCCTTTGTGCCATCATCTCTAACTAGAAGATACCTGCTCTGCTCATGTTCAAGCCTGGTTGAGAGAACCATAACTAGTAGGAAACTGCTTCCCAGCATCTCACTAGTCATTTCCCTCTCAGAGCATGTCTGTAAAACAGAGGTTGGGTTCCTGAGGCTTCTAaactcccccaccctccacccaccaCCAGCCCCGTGGCAGCATTCTTTGAATCCCTCTCCCTACTCTGACAATAGGCTCAGCCTGTCCTCCTGACTGGTTTATGAAGTCCAAACCAGCACCTTTATGGTCCACTTGGGATGGTCTCTGCAGAATATCACTTTGTGCCCACCACAGGGCCTCCCCCTACAGAAGATAGTCATGTCTTATTGGAGTTGACATTATGGCCAAAAAGCCAGACATAGCATTTGCACAGCAGCAGCTCAGCCCCCATCTCTTCCCCGCCTGTATCTCCTCTAAACATGGATGCAGTTGGAAAGGCAGAGGCCCTGCATCTTCCGCAGGGGAGAGAGGCCTTGCCTGTCTGTCCTTGACCCACCTAGCCCATGCAGGCCCAGATAAGACCAGCTGGGAAAAGGGGAGCCGGTGGAACCACACTTACCTGAGGCACCAGGTGTGTGAGGAGAGGAGATGCTGGCCCTGTGAGGAGCTCTGGAGCTTTGGAGGTTTTTATACTGAAAACCCTGACTCATCTATTGATCTGGGTTTGGCCCCAGTTACGTGACCCATGGCTATAGCCCCACCTCCCTGTGATTGCAGGCGCAGGGTGGCCCATTCATGAAGATTTTGGCATTCTTGAGATGGGCAGCCTAGTGTGTAACTAGCCCCTTCTCTGATGCAACTGTAGCAGTCTGGCCAGCAGGGATGGCCAGCCAAAGTAGATGGCAGACATTGTTTCCAAAACCTTTGGCATGGAGCACATACCATAACCTGAGGGCTGCGCTTGAGGAATAGGCCTCAGATTCTTGAGGCAGCCTAAGAGAGTCACACTGGAGATCCCAACCTTTGGTCCAAGGAGTGGGACCTTTCAAGTTCCACTGTTTGTCTTCTCATCCCATTGCTTGGAAACCTTCAGATCTTTAGAGAGAGCCTGTCTCTCCTTTGCTAGAAGTTTCTCTCTCCGGGTTTTATATGTGCTTCCCTGAGGTATTTCTGTCTTGCCAAGTGCCTTGAGAGTGCACGAGACCCCAGAACCCAGTTCTGGGCTGCATGCCCTGGGCAGTGCTGTAACTAACGGGACACGATGGCTACTTTGATTTATTCTGGGACATTGCAAGTATCTGAGAATATTGATCATCAGTGCTCACTTTCCTTGCAGAGAAGCAAGCTAAAGAGATCAACCATGTGGTCCTTTAAACCGTAGCCCTTTGGCTCTTGTGTCCTGTGGTCTCGTGCAGCAACAATGACCTCAGCCTAAGAGGCAGCCATGGAATGGAATGGACTTGAGCTTAGGTGATTTGAGCTTGGGTACTTCTTATATTACTTGTCAGCCATGTCACCTTGCACAAAACCACAGTACCTTACCCAGGGCCTGCACATAGGAGGcacttaaaaagtattttctgaCTGTTGAATGAACAAGCCTTTTGATGCCCAGTTGCCCTGTCCATCAAACAGGAACAGTAATGCCTGTCCGATAGGCCCATAAAGAGGGAATACTCATGTAGAGTGTAGAGtgtattattgtttttttcctattaccTCTAACTCAGCCTGCCCTTGGAAACCAAGGCCAGCTCCTATCtgggaaaataactaaaaaattccCCATTGACCCTGGGCCAGTAATATCACCTCTGTGTATGAAGAATGGCATGCCCCCCCCTTGTTTCATCACTGGAATTCAATTGCTATTGTTCAAGACATGACATTTGAACTTTGTTCCGCCCAGCTGTATATGTTGAAATGACAGCTCCAATAATAAATTCACTGTTAATTATGGTGGAGTTTAAATGATCCAAATGATCCTGATTAGACCGTGGCCTTCAGAAACTTGTAGCACTAGTTTTAGTTTGGACAGCATGAACTTAGGGGAACCAGGAGGAAAACAGGCTCCAACGAGATCTTTGTCATGAATATAACAAAGGCCAGTTTTATTTAGTGAGGCTGCACTGGCGAAGGGGAGCAGCTATGGCCCAGGGTTCCAGTCCTGATCCATGGGCCCGGGTGGGCTGCTACTGTGTGTTCTCTAGtccttagaaaaatataaataagaggaTGTCAGCAATGTGTTCTTGAGAAAGTCTTTAATTCTGAAATCATGGCTTTCCTACCTCTTTTTGTGCTAAAATATGATTTGAAAGTGATGGTGAGAGgaggtatttctttctttcctatcagATTTAAGATCCTagtgttttattcattcatgcagCCAATAGCAGTGGACTGGCCCTATGCTAAGTATTAGGGAAGGGCTGGAAGCCTTTTCAAAGCTCTGCATGATCTCCTTGGTAGATTTGCAGCAGGGCACTCCATGCCTGCCTTTGCCACTCTATCTAGCATTTAACATGGAAAACCGTATAACTAGCACATCTACTTTGTTAACATGTAGAAGAGGCTGATGGAACCTGGCATTGACAGTAGTGCTGGGTCTTGTGGCTCTGAGTTAACCTTGCCTGATGTGTGAATGTATGAACCTGGTTCTCCACTGTATCcctctggaccagatggactGGGATGTCTGTGGGCAGCAGTTGAAAATCACATTTTATCATATCGATGAGGAAATGATGGGAGTTTTAGAATTATTACACTTAGGTATTTGGAATTACATAAGACCTAGCATGTCAGAATTCTCAGATTTATAGTTTATAGACACTTAACCCTACAAGTGCGCTCACCAGCACATCTGAGTCACGCAGCCTCCCAGACTAGGTCATGGTCCCTACCTCTACCTGTATCTCTAGAGGAGATGGGCCTGTAATGCAAATGTGTCACAGTGCCAGGAGTGGGCTATGCATTCATGGGTCCTCAGTAATTCCTGCTGGAATTGAAGGGAATTCGTCAATGGAATTCTCCCTTCCAAAGGGAGGCCCGTTGCCTAACAGTCCTGGTGCAAGGGAGTCCGTGCAACTGGCAGATGGAGGGGAGAGTACAGCGCTTGAGCTTGGGGAGCCCCAATCTGAGAGAAACCTGCTTGTCACAATTTGTAACACGCAAGCACTCTCATGACTGAGGGCCGGCAGTGCCTGTAACGACCCACTGTAGGGTCTTGAGGTCCAAGCCCAGGGGTGCCTTAGAgaccaccctcccctccctgccattttccctcctctctccagccCTCCTGGGTCCCTATTTTGAAGAGGCGGTTGTCTCTCGTTATTTGGAGGTCTGGTGAGAAGGACAGCTTGGTAGCGGCTCAGAGCTTCTGGAATTCCTCCTCCAGAGAGCTTCCCTAGGTTTGTCCACCCTGGTTCCGTCTCTCTTCCCACGTTCCCCTTCCGAGTGGGTCAAGTGTTCCTGAATAGCCTGTAGATGCACAGGGTGGGCAGGGCGCCCAAGGCTAGGCTTGCCTGCCTGAGACATTTCCCATGtggacagacttttttttttttttaatattttattaaggtatgattgatatatactcttatgaaggtttcacatgaaaaaacaatgtggttgctacattcacccacattatcaagtccccacccataccccagtgcagtcactgtccatcagtgcagcaagttgccagagatccactatgtcccttctctgtgctacactgttctcccggtgatcccccacaccatgtgtactaaacataatacccctcagtccccttcgccctcccacaccccttccctttggtcaccactagttcattcttggagtctctgagtctgctgccattttgttccttcagttttgcctcattgttatactccacaaatgagggaaatcatttgtcatttgtctttctccgcctggcttatttcactgagcataatgtcctccagctccatccatgttgttgcaaatggtaggatctgtttctttcttatggccgaatagtattccattgtgtatatgtaccacatcttctttatccattcatctacagatggacacttagttgcttccatctcttggctattgtaaaaagtgcagcgatgaacagaggggtgcatatgtctttttgaatctgagaagttgtattctttgggtatattccaaggagtgggattctggggtcaaatggtatttctatttttagttttttgaggaagctccatattgctttccacaatggttgaactagcttacattcccaccagcagtgtaggaggggtcccctttctggACAGACTTGGTTTTATGGGCCACTGTCACAGAGGTGTCTTGTTCATTCTTGGCAATAGTCCCGTGGATTCAGTGACACATTATCCGCacttcccaggtgaggaaggggctCATAGAGGCTAGTGGAATTGCTCAAATTCCCACAGCCTTTAAAtgtcagagccaggattcagatgCAGTTCTTCTGATTctaaattttgtgtttttccaAGCGCTACA includes:
- the LORICRIN gene encoding loricrin isoform X1, whose protein sequence is MSQGFQYKNLQSSRAPHRASISSPHTPGASGCPFSLEKMSYQKKQPTPIPPVICGKTSGGEGSSGGSSGGGGCISYTGGGGGTGGGSYTGGGGGGSGCVSYTGGGGSYTGGGGGGSGCVSYTGGGGGGYTGGGGSGGSGCVSYTGGGGGGGYTSGGGGGYTGGSGSGGGGSGYFSQQSKQTVYVPQQGSGSGSGGGCFPSGGGGGGSAGGGGGCFPSGGGGGGGDCFPSGGSSGVSGGCFPSGGSSGGSSGVSGGCFPSGSGGSSGVSGGCFPSGGSSGGSSGVSGGCFPSGGSSGGSSGVSGGCFPSGGSSGGSSGGASGGGKVCQQTQQKQAPTWPSK
- the LORICRIN gene encoding loricrin isoform X2 yields the protein MSYQKKQPTPIPPVICGKTSGGEGSSGGSSGGGGCISYTGGGGGGSGCVSYTGGGGSYTGGGGGGSGCVSYTGGGGGGYTGGGGSGGSGCVSYTGGGGGGGYTSGGGGGYTGGSGSGGGGSGYFSQQSKQTVYVPQQGSGSGSGGGCFPSGGGGGGSAGGGGGCFPSGGGGGGGDCFPSGGSSGVSGGCFPSGGSSGGSSGVSGGCFPSGSGGSSGVSGGCFPSGGSSGGSSGVSGGCFPSGGSSGGSSGVSGGCFPSGGSSGGSSGGASGGGKVCQQTQQKQAPTWPSK